From Deferrisoma camini S3R1, the proteins below share one genomic window:
- a CDS encoding TAXI family TRAP transporter solute-binding subunit, translated as MRKLAVLALALGVSALGLTTDASARMRYVTIGTGGVTGVYYPTGGAISKMVNKKRKEYNLRVTVESTAGSVFNVNAIMNGDLEFGIVQSDRQYQAWNGLAEWEGKPQKKLRAVFSIHPESVTLVAAVDAGIKTIYDLKGKTVNIGNPGSGQRQNSIDALAAAGIDWKKDIRAEGLKAAEAPGMLQDGRIDAFFYTVGHPSGAIKEATAGARKVRFVEIPAEVVKKLTDKYPYYAASKIPVEFYPGAENKEDVPTFGVKATFCTSIDVPEDIVYAITKEVFENFDEFKKLHPAYKVLTKESMLEGLSAPLHPGAEKYFREVGLLK; from the coding sequence ATGAGGAAGCTCGCCGTGTTGGCCCTGGCCCTGGGCGTGTCGGCCCTAGGGCTCACCACTGACGCCTCCGCCCGGATGCGTTACGTCACCATCGGCACCGGGGGCGTGACCGGGGTGTACTACCCCACCGGTGGAGCCATCAGCAAGATGGTCAACAAGAAGCGCAAGGAGTACAACCTGCGGGTCACCGTGGAGTCCACGGCCGGGTCGGTGTTCAACGTGAACGCCATCATGAACGGGGACCTGGAGTTCGGGATCGTCCAGTCCGACCGCCAGTACCAGGCGTGGAACGGGCTGGCCGAGTGGGAGGGCAAGCCCCAGAAGAAGCTGCGGGCCGTGTTCTCCATCCACCCCGAGTCGGTCACCCTGGTGGCCGCGGTGGACGCCGGCATCAAGACCATCTACGACCTCAAGGGCAAGACCGTCAACATCGGCAACCCCGGGTCGGGGCAGCGCCAGAACTCCATCGACGCCCTGGCCGCGGCCGGCATCGACTGGAAGAAGGACATCCGGGCCGAGGGGTTGAAGGCGGCCGAGGCTCCCGGGATGCTCCAAGACGGCCGGATCGACGCGTTCTTCTACACCGTGGGCCATCCCAGCGGCGCCATCAAGGAGGCCACGGCCGGCGCCCGCAAGGTGCGGTTCGTGGAGATCCCGGCCGAGGTGGTGAAGAAGCTCACCGACAAGTACCCCTACTACGCCGCCTCGAAGATCCCGGTGGAGTTCTACCCCGGTGCCGAGAACAAGGAAGACGTGCCGACCTTCGGCGTGAAGGCCACCTTCTGCACCTCGATCGACGTGCCCGAGGACATCGTGTACGCGATCACCAAGGAGGTGTTCGAGAACTTCGACGAGTTCAAGAAGCTCCACCCGGCCTACAAGGTGCTCACCAAGGAGAGCATGCTCGAGGGCCTGAGCGCTCCCCTGCACCCCGGCGCGGAGAAGTACTTCCGGGAGGTCGGTCTGCTGAAGTAG